In Paenibacillus xylanilyticus, the genomic window CAGATTGAAGCGGTTCTGCTTGGTGACAAGGACCGGTTGATACGATTGGAAGATGTACAAGCGATCGAAGGCGACATAGCCTGTCTACTGCTTGAATTGCCTCAGCGGGAGATTGGCGGCCAGCTGCCTGCATATGAAGAACTCGAAGCCATCTCGGCTTACTGCCGTGAACGGGGAATCAAAATGCATTTGGATGGAGCCAGACTGTTTGAGATCACACCTTACTATCAGAAGTCGGCCGCAGAGATCTGCAGCTTGTTTGATAGTGTGTATGTATCTTTTTACAAAGGCATTGGCGGAATTGCAGGAGCAATACTGGCTGGAGATACGGATATGATAAAGCAGTCCCGAGTTTGGAAACGCCGGTTTGGCGGGGATTTGATCGGTCTATATCCATATATTCTAAGTGCCCAATTTTATTATGATCAACGCATCAATAAGATGGGAATCTATTACGAACAAGCGAAGCAGCTCGCTTCTTTGCTGAATCAGTGTTACGGAGTACGCACACTGCCCGAAATACCCGTGTCGAATATGTTTCATGTGTACATCGAACGAACCACGGCTGAGGCTGAACCCATTCTCAGCAGAATGACGCAGCAGTTTGGAATAGGGTTTACTTCATATCTAAACGAAAACAGCGAGACCGGGCATTGTTCATTTGAACTTTCTCTGGGAGACCGGTATGAAACCATACCGGAAGATAGGCTGCAATCTGCTCTGATGTGGCTGGATGAACAGCTGCGTTCGCATGGTCCGAAGGACTGAGTTGGACTTCATTGTTAAATTCAAGGAAATCGTCCAATTGGAAAAATCAGTCTTTAGTCGGTGGCGTGGGAAGATGATGTCCGTATAATTATGATTTGAGAGGAGACGTCAGATCATTAAAGTATGGACATCTTTAAGACAAATGGAGGTTGAGGGGATTGAATAGGCAAGTCCAAGGCACGAATGCACCAAGCCTGTTTCGCAATCGGTTTCTTCAGACAATCTTGTTATCCAGCGTTCTCCTACAGATCGGCATCTGGGTTCGGAATTTTGCAATTCTACTGTATGTGGCAGAGACAACGAATAATGATCCATACGCCATTTCACTCATTAGTGTGGCCGAGTTTGCCCCGATTTTTGTGTTTTCGTTCATCGGAGGTACCTTTGCTGATCGCTGGCGGCCCAAACGAACGATGATTTGGTGTGATGTATTATCTGCCGTATCCGTATTTGCAGTTCTCCTGACCATACATTACGGCTCATGGCATTCGGTCTACCTTGTTGCATTTATTTCGGCAATTCTGTCGCAGTTCTCCCAGCCTTCAAGCATGCGGTTGTTTAAGTATCATGTTGCAGAAGAACAGCTGCAGCAGGGCATGGCTCTGTTCCAATCCCTGATGGCCATCTTTATGGTGCTTGGCCCGATGCTTGGCACCTTCGTATACAGCACGTTTGGCCTGGAAATATCCATCGCTGTTATGGGCATCGTTTTCCTGCTATCCGCACTCGTTCTCGTTCGCCTGCCCGAGGATCAGATGCAGACACAAACGGCTGGGGCTAAAGGGCAGTTCCGAAAAGAATTCGTCGAAGGGTTTCGTTACGTTTGGCAAAGTCAGGTGCTCCGAATGCTCGGGCTGGCGTTTATACTTGCGGGTCTCTCCGTTGGCGTAGCTCAAGCGCTCAACCTGTTCATTGTTACCGAGCAGCTTGGCAGGAGAAAGGAATTCCTGCAATATCTTCTGATGGTGAATGGTGCAGCCATGCTAATTGGTGGGGGAATAGTAGCCACATTTGCGAAGAAGGTTCCACCACAAATTCTGCTGGCGATTGGAATGGTAGCCGGTGCGGTATGTACAGCCATCGTAGGTTATTCAACAAGTGTTCCCGTCACGCTGACCGTTCAATTTCTGAATGGATTGGTGTTCCCTTGCATTCATATAGGAATCAGCACCATGATTCTGAAATGGTCGGAGGCTTCGATAGTTGGCCGTGTAAATGGCGTTTTGAATCCGATGTTCGTAGGCATGATGGTCATTTCCATGTCCTTCGCAGGTCCGTTAAAAGATGCCTTTTCACTGAGCACGATCTATAGCGGAGCAGGGTTTTTGTTTCTTATTGGCGCATTGGCCATGATTCCAATCATGAACCACAAAGCTCCGGATAAATTACCGCAAGTTGCACAAGAGGTATAGTACAGCAGTAGCTTCATATTAAGTAATGCACGGGAATCGGCATGAAGTGCCGGTTCTTTTTTGTCATTCACGATGAAGTAACCTTGCATATAACCAGCGGTTCATCCAAAATGGGATGGGAAGGATCTCTCTACGAGCGTCGTTCGACACGGCCTGGTTCATTACAGCGAGGATGGATTAAACTCAGAGAACGAAAACGGAGGAAATAGATCATGACATTGGAAGAATTAACGGAATACTGCTTGTCGTATCCCAGTTCATATGAAGATCATCCATTTGGAGAAGGCTGGACGGCGATACGCCACCAAGGAAACCAAAAATTATTTGCACTCATATTGCACAACTATAACGGACATGTCAGTGTGAATCTGAAGTGTGATCCGGAACGTTCGGATTTCCTGCGAAACGCATTCCCGGAGGTTATTCCCGGTTACCATATGAACAAGGAACACTGGAACACCGTTAACGTGGAAGGTAATCTGCCTGTCGAGGATGTGCACGGAATGATTAAGCACAGTTACGAATTGACACGGCCCAAGCGGGTAAAAAAGAAAAGCGAAGCTTAGTGCAGGATAGTAACTCCCCATTAAGTTGAAGACAAAAGTTAAAAAGACAAAAACCCACCTTGTTAGGTGGGTTTCTTAGGGTTTAATTAAACATCATGAGCTTCGGTTGTAGAGCTGCTTAGCCTTTGACGGCTCCAGCCGTGAGGCCGCTTACGATGTATTTCTGACCGAATAAGTACAGGATGAATACAGGCAGCGAAGTCAGTACAAGATTGGCAAAAATCAAATTCCAGTCCCGGCTGTACTTGCCGTAAAAATTGTAAATTGAAAGCGGCATCGTCCACGTGGAGCTGTCTGTCAGGAAGTAAACCGGAATCGTAATATCATTCCATACCGACATGAACACCATGATGGCCACTGTCGCGTTAACCGGCAGAATGAGCGGCGTGACGATCCGAAAGAATACGCCGAACACGCTTGCACCTTCCAGAAACGCAACTTCGTCGAGCGCTCTTGGAATGGTTTTGATAAAACCACTGTACAAGAATACACTGAACGCCGTATTCAAAGCGGCATAGATCAGGATAACGCTTGTTATGCTTCCGTAGAAGCCCAAGCCCTGTACAACCCGAATCGTTGTAATGATTGACATTGGAGCAATGAGTCCCATGAAGAAATACATATAGATCGCTCCGGAGACTTTCGTTTCTCTGCGAGCTAGAATGAATGATGCTGCCGAAGATGCCACGATATTGATGACCGAGGATACGCCAGTAATCCAGATACTGTTGAGAAAAGCCCTGGATAGACCGCCTTCTTCGAAGACCCGCACGTAGTTCGAGAACTGCCATGTATCAGGTAAACTAAGCGAAAAGCTGAGTACCTCGGCGCTTGTTTTGAATGAACCGAAGATCAGAATCACGAGCGGCAGAAGAACAATCAGGGAGGCCAGAATTAGAAATCCTTCCACAATGTAATTGCGGATGGCAAGTTTGCGAGTATAGCCCATGTTATTCGGTAACCTCCTTACGACGCATAAAAATCAGCAGCGGAATGGCGATAATGGTGACAACGACGAACAGCAGTGTATTGACTGCGGTACCGAGTCCCCAGTTGCCTTCACCGAAGGAACGCAGAATAATGGTACCCACAACCTGAGAAGCATTACCCGGACCCCCGCCGGTCATGACGTAGACTTCGGAAAATACTTTGAGTCCACCGATTAGGGTCAGCATCAGGTTGATATTAATGGCTGGCAGCAGCAGTGGCAGCGTGATTTTAAAGAAGCTTTTCCATGAGCTAGCCCCGTCAATGGTTGCCGCTTCGTAATATTCCTGAGAAATGGATTGCAGCCCGGCCAGATAGATGGCCATTTGAAATCCGGCGCTTTGCCATATGGAGACGATGGCGATGGTCCAGATGACGATGGATGGATTGGTCAGCCAAGCCTGGCTTAATGAGTGCAAGCCTACAGCTTCGAGCAATTTGTTAATCGTGCCTTCGGTTCGCAGCATCGGTGTAAACAAAATACTGATGACGAGAATGCTCAGAATGGAAGGGGAGTAGAAAATGGCACGCAGCAGATTTTTGGTTCGTAGTCTCATGTTAAGTCCTACGGCCAGCAATAGACCGATGACATTTTTGCCAACGACAGTGACGATTGCGAAGATCGCCGTATTTTGCAGTGCCAGGATCAGCGTTTTGTCAGAGAAAATCTTCTTGAAGTTGTCCCAGCCGATGAACTGAAGTTCCAGTCGATCCAGCCGCCAATCCGTAAATGAGTAGTAGAATCCTGCGATGGCTGGGATGACGAAAAAGATGGAGTAGATCAGCAATGCCGGATAGATCATGTAGTACGAATACAGATTTTTAGCCCTTTTCATGTCTCACACTCCGTTATAGCTCGGGCAGCATAGATAACAAGAATCTATGCTGCCCGGTTTTTTTATCTTCTTAGAAACCGGCCACACCTTTGTCCTGCATCAGCTGGCTGAACTTCTCGTCCCAAGCCTTCAGTACTTCTTCCGGTGATAATCCGCCTGCAAATTGATCCTGCAGCAATCTGTACAGTTCACTGCGGTCAACGAGCATATAAGCATCAGTCGTTAGTACCGTTTTCTTAGGCGTAATGTAATTGTCTACGATATCCTGTTTATAGGCAGGCAGCTCAGGTGTTGTTACGTCACTGAAATTGGATACATAACCTTTTGAATCAACGATCTTCTGAGCAACTTCCTTCGAAGCAATAAAGTCGAGGAACTGTTTGGCTTCTTCCAGATGTTTGGATTTCTTCGGAATGAACAGCTGACCGCCGAGTGGACTCGCACCCAGACTCGCATCCTGTGTAGATGGAATAGGGAATACGCCGAGTTCCATGCTCGGGTCCTGCTCGGCCACACCTTCAATCAGCCAGTCACCCATAAACATCATGGCGACTTCCTTGTTCAGGAATTTACCCACGGCCATATCGTAGCTGTCGCTAAGCACGTCTGTGTTGGTGTAACCTTTGGTGTACACTTCGTACTGCTGCTCCAGGAAGGT contains:
- a CDS encoding threonine aldolase family protein, with the translated sequence MSAFMEAEYIIGGHGSRKIKVLQEAFQHIDGEMYSDHYGSGETIEHFQRRMAEVLGKEAAIFFPSGTMSQQIALRIYCDQKELKRVAYHPLCHIEIHEENTLKELHQIEAVLLGDKDRLIRLEDVQAIEGDIACLLLELPQREIGGQLPAYEELEAISAYCRERGIKMHLDGARLFEITPYYQKSAAEICSLFDSVYVSFYKGIGGIAGAILAGDTDMIKQSRVWKRRFGGDLIGLYPYILSAQFYYDQRINKMGIYYEQAKQLASLLNQCYGVRTLPEIPVSNMFHVYIERTTAEAEPILSRMTQQFGIGFTSYLNENSETGHCSFELSLGDRYETIPEDRLQSALMWLDEQLRSHGPKD
- a CDS encoding carbohydrate ABC transporter permease, which codes for MGYTRKLAIRNYIVEGFLILASLIVLLPLVILIFGSFKTSAEVLSFSLSLPDTWQFSNYVRVFEEGGLSRAFLNSIWITGVSSVINIVASSAASFILARRETKVSGAIYMYFFMGLIAPMSIITTIRVVQGLGFYGSITSVILIYAALNTAFSVFLYSGFIKTIPRALDEVAFLEGASVFGVFFRIVTPLILPVNATVAIMVFMSVWNDITIPVYFLTDSSTWTMPLSIYNFYGKYSRDWNLIFANLVLTSLPVFILYLFGQKYIVSGLTAGAVKG
- a CDS encoding carbohydrate ABC transporter permease, producing the protein MKRAKNLYSYYMIYPALLIYSIFFVIPAIAGFYYSFTDWRLDRLELQFIGWDNFKKIFSDKTLILALQNTAIFAIVTVVGKNVIGLLLAVGLNMRLRTKNLLRAIFYSPSILSILVISILFTPMLRTEGTINKLLEAVGLHSLSQAWLTNPSIVIWTIAIVSIWQSAGFQMAIYLAGLQSISQEYYEAATIDGASSWKSFFKITLPLLLPAININLMLTLIGGLKVFSEVYVMTGGGPGNASQVVGTIILRSFGEGNWGLGTAVNTLLFVVVTIIAIPLLIFMRRKEVTE
- a CDS encoding MmcQ/YjbR family DNA-binding protein, yielding MTLEELTEYCLSYPSSYEDHPFGEGWTAIRHQGNQKLFALILHNYNGHVSVNLKCDPERSDFLRNAFPEVIPGYHMNKEHWNTVNVEGNLPVEDVHGMIKHSYELTRPKRVKKKSEA
- a CDS encoding MFS transporter; the encoded protein is MNRQVQGTNAPSLFRNRFLQTILLSSVLLQIGIWVRNFAILLYVAETTNNDPYAISLISVAEFAPIFVFSFIGGTFADRWRPKRTMIWCDVLSAVSVFAVLLTIHYGSWHSVYLVAFISAILSQFSQPSSMRLFKYHVAEEQLQQGMALFQSLMAIFMVLGPMLGTFVYSTFGLEISIAVMGIVFLLSALVLVRLPEDQMQTQTAGAKGQFRKEFVEGFRYVWQSQVLRMLGLAFILAGLSVGVAQALNLFIVTEQLGRRKEFLQYLLMVNGAAMLIGGGIVATFAKKVPPQILLAIGMVAGAVCTAIVGYSTSVPVTLTVQFLNGLVFPCIHIGISTMILKWSEASIVGRVNGVLNPMFVGMMVISMSFAGPLKDAFSLSTIYSGAGFLFLIGALAMIPIMNHKAPDKLPQVAQEV